GGAGGGCCTGATCGACCTGCTCTCTCTGACCGGCCTGCGCGCCCACGACCCGGACACCGGCGACGAGGCCCACGAGGCGCTCGTCCGGGCGGTGGCGGACGGGGACGCGGAGGGCGCGGCGGAGGTGCTGCGCGCGGAGCTGGAGGACCCGTTCGCACCCGCCCGGGACCCGGAACAGCCCGTCCGCCCCGGAGGTCGCCCTGGGCACTGAGGCTCCGCGAGGCGCTGTCCACATCCCGAAAGGCGAGGCGAGGACATGAAGATCGGCATCATCGGAGCGGGCAACATCGGCGGCAACCCGACCCGGCGGCTCACCGCCCTCGGTCACGACGTGTCCGTCGCCAACTCCCGCGGCCCGCACACGCTCACGGCCCTGGCGGAGGAGACCGGGGCGACGCCCGTGCCGGTCGAGGAGGCGGCGCGGGGAGCGGACGTGGTCGTGGTGACCATCCCCCTGAAGGCGGTCCCGGACCTGCCGTCCGGTCTCCTCGACGGCGCGGCGGACGGCGTCGCCGTCATCGACACCGGCAACTACCACCCGCGGCAGCGGGACGGCAGGATCGCCGCGATCGAGGACGAGGGCCTCACGGAGAGCCGCTGGACCGAGCGGCAGATCGGCCACCCGGTGGTCAAGGCGTTCAACGGCACCTACGCCCAGGACATCCTGGACCGCCCGCTCCCGGCCGGCGACCCCGACCGCATGGCCCTCCCGGTGGCCGGCGACGACGAGGCGGCCAAGCGCACGGTGCGCGACCTGATCGACGCACTCGGCTTCGACACCGTCGACGCGGGCGGCATCGACGACTCCTGGCGCCAGCAGCCCGGCACCCCGGTCTACGGCCTGCGCGCCGGCACCGACGCGATCACCAAGGCCCTGGCCGAGGCGTCCCCGGAACGCCCGGCGGACTTCCGCGGCTGAAGAGCGGAGGCTGGTCGGCTTCGGTGGGGCGTGGGCCGTGGGCCGTGGGGGGGTCGGCGGCGGCGCCCGCACCTGGCGCCGCGGTCGCGGTGATCCGGTCCGCCAGGATGGCCACGGCCGACAGCAGCTCGGCCGGCGGGCGGGCCAGGTCCAGGGCGTGGGCGGTGACGGTGATGTCTGCACGCCGCCGGGCCCGCCTTCCGGGCGGACGACGGGAAGGTGACGAAAGGCCCTAGCAGTCCCGGTAGGCGACGGACACCGCCATGGCCGTGAGTTCCTCCGCCCATCCCGGGGCGAGACCGGCGTCACGTACGGCCGCCTGAGCCGCTTCCACCTGCTTCTCGATCAACGCCTCCACACGTTCGTGGACGCGATGCTCCACGAGCAGGTCGTACAGCTCCTGCGGAGCCACCGCTGACCAGTCGTCTCCCATCAGCGTGGCGATCGACGGTTCGTCAGCCATCGCGAAACACATCAGCAGTGTCATCTTGTGACCGGCGAAGTCCAGCCTGTTCGGCTTGCCGGTCACCCGCGGATCGCCGAAGGCGTCCAGCAGGTCGTCGCGCAGCTGGAACGCCTCACCGACAGCACTCCCGTACTCCTCGAACGTCTGTGACAGGGCCGTGTTTCCGGCCAGAGCGGCGCCCAGCCACAGGGGCCTCTGGATCGTGTACCGGCCCGACTTGAACCGCGCGATCCAACGGGCGAGATCCGCGTCGGGCTGACATCGGGCGGCCGCCCGGATGTCCAGGAACTGCCCCATCATCAGTTCGGAGCACAACTCGCCCCAGACCGCCGCGACCTGCGGCGGCGAGCCCGCGACGAGACGGTTGGCGAACACCGACGCGAGATTGCCGGCGAGGACGGCCACGCTCTCACCGTACCGGCGAGCTTCTCCCTTCCAGGAGCGCCGCCTGTGCAGTTCCGAGTGCCGGACGTGTGCTGTGGGCGCGTTCCTGCGCACCTGCGAGCCGTCCATGACGTCGTCATGCAGGAGCGCGAACGTGTGCAGGAGTTCCAGTGCGGCGGCGACATCGACGATCGCCGCCGAGTCGGGAGAACCGCCGGCGGCCAGGTAACCCGATACGCAGAACGCGGGGCGCAGCCGCTTGCCTCCACTGGCGACCATGTCCGCCACGCAGTCGATCAGCTCGACGGAGTCGGGGTTCAGCTGGTGCCAGCTGTTCCGCTCGTCCCGCAGCAGCTCCGCGAGGCGCCGCTCGACGCGCTCCATGACCTGCTGCCGCAGCACACCGGCGTTCAAGGACTGTGTCGTGTCTTCCACTGCTGTCACGTCGACCATGTCAATACCTCGGTAGGGGATGCCACAGGGCGAGTGGAGGGGTCAGTCCCGGTGTCCAGCGTGGTCGAACAGACTGCCCGGAACGGCGAAGGTCACGTTCTCGGTGGTGGTACGCACCACTTCCCGGCCGGTGTACCCGAGTTCGTCCAGCCGGTTCAGCAGTTGCCGCACCAGGAACTCGGGGGCGCTGGCGCCGGCGGTGACGCCGACGGCGTCGGCCCCGGCGAGCCGGCTCTCGTCGAGCCGCGACACGTCGTTGACGAGGTACGCCGGGGTGCCCCGGCCCCTGGCCACCTCGACCATGCGAACGGAGTTGCTGGAATTGTCCGAGCCCACGACCAGGACCACATCCGAGCGCGCCGCGATCTCCTTCACCGCGTTCTGGCGGTTCTGGCTGGCGTAGCAGATGTCGTCGGTGCCCGGGCCCTGTATCCCGGGGAACCGCCGGGTCAGTTCGGTGATGATGTCACGCGTCTCGTCCAGAGAGAGCGTGGTCTGCGTGAGGAACGTGACCTCCGTCCCCTCCGGGAGTTCGAGGCGCCGGGCACTGTCCACGGTGGGCACCACCACGGTGCGGTCCGGGGCTTCGCCGAAGGTGCCCTCCACCTCCTCGTGATCGGCGTGGCCGATCAGCACGATGGTGCGGCCGTTCGCGGAGGCCCGTTTGGCCTCCTGGTGCACCTTGGCCACGAGTGGGCAGGTGGCGTCGATCACGCGAAGGCCGCGCCGGGCGCTGTTGTCGCGCACGGCGGGAGAGACGCCATGCGCGGAGAAAACGCATATCGCGCCTTCGGGCACCTCGTCCTCCGAATCCACGAACCGGGCACCACGGCCCTGCAGTTCACGGACGACATGCTCGTTGTGCACGATCTGCTTGCGCACGTAGACGGGTTCCCCGTACGTTTCCAGCGCCTGCTCCACCATGCTGATGGCGCGGTCGACGCCGGCACAGAACCCGCGGGGTTCGGCCAGCAGCACCCGTTTCACGGTACGTCCTGCAGAAGGCGACTCCGAATTCTTGATCGTGGGCACCTGTCACCCTTTCCGTTATTCTTTTTCATGAGCCGGCCGCTCACATCCGGGATGTCTCGCACCGCAATGGTCCGTGCGTAATTCAGTGGCTGCCATAGCAAACACCTGTCAGCCTGTACGGTCCTTCCTCAATGGGACGCTCCGCGCCCGGACGATGATCAGGTGGACCGCTGTTCCCGCAACCAGCCCCCAGAATGCGGAACCGATGCCGAGGAATTCCACTCCCGATGCGGTCAGGAGCATGGTGACCAAGGCGCCGTCACGATCCGCCGCGGTCTGCGTGGCCGACGCGATCGCACCACCGAGCGCACCCAGCAGCGCCGTCCCCACCACCGCGCTCACCAGGGCGTCGGGCAACGCGGTGAACAGGCCCACGACCGCGGTGCCGAAGAGGCCGACGAGCAGATAGAAGAAGCCGCAGTACACCCCCGCGATGTAGCGCCGCTCGGGCTGCTCGTCCGCTTCCGGACCGGTGCAGATGGCGGCAGTGATCGCTCCGAGGTTGATCGCGTGACAGCCGAAGGGCGCCAGCAGCGCGGAAGCCGCTCCGGTCGCCAGCACGAGTCTGCCCGCGTCGGGCCGGTAGCCGGCGGCACGCAGGACGGCGAGGCCCGGCGCGTTCTGGGACGCCATGGTGACCAGGAACAGGGGAACGGCCAGGCCGACCACCGCATCGAGGGAGAACGCCGGGACGGTGATCTGCGGCCGGACGAGGCCCAGGTGGATGGCGTCCCAGTGGAACCGGCCGGTCAGCACGGCGCACGCGCAGCCGATGAGCAGCGCGACGGCGATGGACCAGCGGGGTGCGAGACGTCGGCAGCAGACATAGCCGGCCAGCATGCCCGCGACCATGGTGAGGTCGGCCTGTGCCGCCCGGAACAGATCGATGCCGAACTCCAGCAGAATCCCGGCGAGCATGGCGGCGCCGATCGACGCCGGTATCGCTCGGACCAGCGCGTCGAACAGCCCGGTGGCCGCGACCACGAGGGTGAGCGCCGCGGCGACCACATACGCTCCGACCGCCTCGGCGAAGGAATATCTGTCCAGGGCCGCCACCAGCAGGGCCGCGCCGGGTGTCGACCACGCGGCGACGACGGGCATCCGCAGGGCGATGCTGAGAAGCACCCCTACGAGACCGCTGCCGAGGGAGACCGCCCAGACCCATGACTCCAGTGCCCCGGACGGCAGCTCCGCCGCCCGCGCGGCCTGGACGATCACCGCCATGGGCCCCGAATAGGCGACGATCACGGCTATGAGGCCGGCCACGGCGGCGGACAGGTTCCAGGCCGGATGGCGGGAGCGCGTGGCCCTGCCGTCCCCCGCGGGGCCCCCGCCCCCGGACGCCCGCGGCGTGCCGCCGGGCTGGGAGAGGCCCTTTCCGTGGGTCATCGGGCCACGTGGACGGCGAGAAGGTTGCCGGCCAACAGCAGCACGACCCCAAGACGCTGACACTTGATGCCCAGCACGCGGGCCGCCAGCGCCTCGCCCCGTACCACGCCCTTGTACACCTGTACGGCACGCGCCAGGAACAGGGGCGTGAGGATCGCCAGGAACCACGCCGGCACGACGTCGAGTACGACCGCGGCCACCACGGCCCCCGGTTCCACCAGGGTGAGTGCGGCGATGATCGACCGGTAGGCGCGCGGTCCGGTCATGGTGGCCAGGTTGCGCCGGCCCGCGAACCGGTCCCCGGCGATGTCGTTCATGTTCGAGTACAGCGAGACGAGGATGCTCCACAACCCGAACAAGACGGACTCCAGCACGACAAGACCGGTGACCCTGCCGCTGACCAGCGCGTACGGCAGCAGCACCACGAGTCCGGACGAGGAGACCAGCAGCAGTTCCTGCCCGCCGCGGTAGCTGAGCTTCAAGCCGTAGGAGTACTGCATGGAGGACAGGGCGACGTAGAGCAGCGCGACGCATGCCCACAGCGGCTGGTGCGGCGCGGTGGCGGCGGTGACCGTCCACAGCGCGACCCCCCAGGCGGCCGCTCCCCAGGCGAACCGGGTGGCCTCCCGGACGGTCAGGACACCGGAGAGCAGCGGCTTGCGGGAGAGGTCGCGCAACGCCCCGGTCTCCGGCGTGTAGTTGCGTGCGTCGCTGCCGTCTCTGACGCCGGTCAGGTCATCGAACGCGACCGTGGCGGCCACGACGCCGACCTGCCCCGCCAGGAAGAGGGTGAGGGTGAGCCAGGTCGACGCCTGCCACAGCAGGGCGCCCGGCAACGCCGTCCACACCAGCGGGACGCACAGGTAGAAATCGAAGAAGGAGAGCTTTCCCAGCCTGGCGTACGCCCCGAGCTTCGACCTGCCTGGGGCCTCGGTGGGAACGGCTGTCTTCACGGCCATCGCCGATCGGCCTTTCGTGGAGGAGTCGGGGTGGCGGCCGGGGGCTCAGGCCGGCTTGCGACCGTAGGTCGAGATGAGCACCTGGCTCAGCCAGTGGTTGTCCGGGTCGTTCATGGCACGGACGGCCTCGTCGATGCGCTCGGGGGTCAGCAGGCCTTGGCCGAGCAGCCGTGGACGCAGGTACTCCAGCCACAGCACGTACATCCGCGCCCTGTCGGAACCGCCCTGCACCATCACGGCCCGGCCCTCGGCCCACACGTCCTCCAGGCCGGCCCGCAGGGCCGCCTGGTGGTCGATGTGGCCACCGCGCATGCAGTAGTCGGTCTGCTCCATGACCGTGTAGGCAGCGGTGTGCACGTCCTTCAGGAAGTCCTCCGAGGCGGCCGACCTGAACAGCGTCAGGGCGTCGGTGTCCTCCAGGAAGAGCAGCCCGCCGGGACGCAGGGCGCGAACCATCCGCTCCACCGCGGCGTACGGATCCTTCAGGTGTTGCAGCACCATCCGGGCATGGACGAGGTCGAACTGCTCGGCGGGCAGTTCGTCGTCGCGGATGTCGAGCGCGGCCACCTCGACGGGCGGCCGGGCGAGCGGGAGCAGCGGCCGCGTGGACAGGTCCACCGCGAGGACGCGCCCGCCAGGGCCGACGCGCTCGGCCAGCTCTCTGACGATGGAGCCCTGTCCGGCCCCCACTTCGAGGCACGACCAGCCGGTCGTCACCCCCAGGCGGTCCAGGCGTTCGATCGTGCCCTCGTCCCACAGCGCCTCATTGGCCCGCACGCGCTCCGCCTCGTGGTCCCATTCTGTGTCGAAGAGATAGTCGTCCTCCTTTCCCTTCGCCTTCTCGGGGGCGGTTCCGCCGACAACACTCATGTGGAGTCCTCTCCCCGCGGCCCGGAACCGCGCGGCTGCCGTACGGCGAAGCCGCAGGCGGATTCGGCCGGGACTTTCCGAACGGTCACACCCTAGAAACGCGGGTGTGGCCGGGCCATAGCAGGTCGCTGTGCTTCCCGCGGCGCCCACAGGCAGCAACCTGTCATTCGGGGTCACGCCCGATGGCGCATAACCTGCACTGCGGGGACGTTATCGACCGTTCATGCGGAACCGCGCATCCGTCTTCCGATGCCGTATTCACGTGCGCGTTGATCGACTACCTGTATCGGCCACCGGCCGGAAGGGACGCAGGAAGAGCGGAACGACCCGTACGACAAGTCGGAGGCATTCACCTTGTTGCAGACATTGATCGTCGGTTTGGGAAGGTCGGGACTCGGTCTCCACCTGTCCATCCTGCGGAAATTGCGCCACGGCGTGCCCGGCGAGAACGCGGATCTGTTCGCCCCGGAGGCGCCTGTCGGCTACGACATCCGCGCCGTCCCGGTGGAGGGGGGAACCGGCGGGCTGCGTCCGGTCCGGTCCCTGGCCGAGGCGCGGGCACTGCTCGATCCCGAGCGCACGGTCGTGCACTTGTGCACCCCACCGCGGGTACGTGCCGAAGTCTTGGAGGAACTGGCCGTACTCGGCTTCCGCGCGATCCTGGTGGAAAAGCCGCTGGCCGCGGACAACGCGGAGGTGGACAGGATCCGCGCGCTGCGTGACCGGCACGGTCTGCGCCTGGCTGTCGTCGCACCGTGGCTGCACAGCACCTTGACGCAGCGGCTGGAGGCGGCGGTGCTGTCGGGCGGAATGGGCGCGCTGCGCTCCATCGACATCCGTCAGAACAAGCCACGCCTGACCAGGACGCTGCAGAGCCGGAGCCATCCGACGGTCTTCGACATCGAGTTGCCGCACGCGGTCGGCGTCGCGCTGCGGCTGGCAGGGCACGGCCGCGTCACCGAGGCGTCCTGCGAGGACGCCAGGGCCGGCGACGTCATGGTCAGGTTCATGGGCGCCGCCCGGTCGTCGATCCGGCACGACAGCGGCGTGGTCACCACCATCACCTCCGACCTCATGTCCGCCACCCGCGAACGAACCATCACCCTGCGCTTCTCCGGCGGCACGCTGACCGGGCACTACCCGGTCAGCGCGGCCGACTCCTACGCGCAGTTGCACACCGAGGTGCCCGGGCGCCCCGGCACGAGCGACGTCTTCGAGGACGAGGCGCTGACCGCGTGTCTCCTGCAGACGTACCGCGACTTCGCCGCAGGCGCGGACCTGACCGCCGGCTTCGCGCTGCAGGCGCAGGTCGTCTCCCTGCTCACCGCGGCGAAGAGGCTGTCCATACGCGGGGCGGCCGCCGAGCGCGCCGCCGACCCGGCGCCCGTGCGGGAAGGGGCGGTTCATGCCTGCTGACCGGTTCGCGTTGCCGCCCGGCATCGAGTGGTGCGGCATCGGGGACGAGGCGGCGGTGGCGCTCGATCGCCAGCTCGCGGCGCTCACCGAGCTCGGCTGGGGCCTCATCGAAGTGCGCAACGTGGACGGTGCGGCCCTCGCGGACCTCGACGACGACGCGTTCGACCGGCTGGTCCAGCGTCTGGACGCGGCCGGGTTGGGCGTGGCCTGCGTCGACTCCCGCATCGCCAACTGGGGTCGCCCGATCACCTCCGACTTCGCCACTGATCTCCGCGAGCTGGAGATCCTCACCGAGCGCTGTGCCCGTCTCGGCACCCGCCGGATCCGGATCATGTCCTATCCCCAGGGTGGCCTGGAAGAGGGCCGATGGCGCAGCGAGGTGTACGCGCGGATCACCGAGCTCGCCCGGCGCGCGGAAAGCGCGGGTCTCACCCTGCTGCACGAGAACTGCGCCGGGTGGGCCGGGCGCGAGGCGGGCCGGATGCTCGATCTGCTGGCGCACGTGGACAGCCCGGCGCTGAAGCTGCTGTTCGACACCGGCAACGGCGTCGCCTACTCCTACGACTCCTACCGGCTGCTCCTGGACATCGCCCCCCACGTGGAGCACGTCCACATCAAGGACGCGGTGCCCGAGGGGTCGGGGGCCGCCTACGTGATGCCCGGGGAAGGCGTCTGCCGGGTCGCCGACAGCCTGCGCGTGCTGGTCGACCACGGGTACCGGGGGGTGTGGTCCATCGAACCGCACCTCAACGTCCGGCCCCACGAGTCCGTGGCGGCGACCGGCTCGGACTACGTGAAGGAGTTCATCGCCTACGGACGGGCGCTGGAGGAACTGGTGAGCACACGTGTGCTGGGCGACCCCCGCCACGAGGACGAGCCGCGGCGGTCGGTGTGAAACGGATCCCGTTCCTGCCGCACGAGTGCGAACTGCTGCTGCGGCTGCTGGAGATGAACACGGTCGGGCTGCTGGAGCTCGGCGCCGACGGTCCGCGACCGAGGCTTCGCGAGGCTCAGCTGGCGTACGCGGAGGCGGCCGCGGAGCTGGGCTTCTCCGTGGCGTACCACGGACACCCCGACCCGTCCGCGCTCGACCGGCGCGACGTGCCGCGCATGGTCCGCGAGGCCCTGGCCGACGTGCCCGACTTCCTCGAGTGCCAGCCCAGCATGGTGCTCCGCCTGGGGCCCGAGATGCCCCGGGAGCGGACGGTCATGTTCAACGTCCATCTGGACACGGTGAGCGGTTGGGAACCGTCCCGCTTCCTCGACGGGAGATTCCACGGACGCGGTGCGATCGACGCCAAGGGGCCGGCCGTCGCCCTGCTCGCGGCGGTGAGGGCCGCCGCGGGGCTGCTGCCGGAGCTGGGGCGCACCACCGGGGTCCTCATCCAACTGGTCTCCGGCGAGGAGGGTGGGGCGATGGGCGTCTTCGGTACCCGCCCGCTCCTGGAACAGGGGTTCGTCGGCCGGCTGAACATCTTCTGCGAACCCACCGGCTCCCGGCTGCTGCCGCGCTCGACCGCGTCGATGACCGCGCGCGTCGTGGTCGACGGGCTGGACTCCATCGACGACCGGCCAGGTGGCGGTCACAACGCCAGCGTCCTGCTGGGATTCCTCGCCCAGCACCTGGCCGAGCGACTGTCGCACCGGAACGACGGCATCCGGGTCTGTGTGGCAGGCCTGCGCACAGGGCCGCTGCACAACCGCGTCTACGGCACCGGCGAGCTGCTGCTGAACCTCGCCTACGAGGACAGCCTCGACGGCAGGAAACTCGAGGGCACCATGGAAGCGCTGCTGGCCGAGGGCCTGACGGCCTTCACCGAGAAGTTCCGCGGCCTCCCGGACTTCCGGCTGACCGCCGAGGAAGCGGAGTCGGTGACCCGTCTGGAGTGGCTCAAGCGCGGGCTTCCCGCCCTGGTCGCGCGCGAGGACCCCTGGGCCGAATCGGTTCTCCGGGCAGCGGACCTCCCCTGGGTGCCGGCCGATGAGCCGTCGTTCACCTGTGACGCCATCTGGCTGGACCGGTTCCCGGGCACCTACACCACCGTCTTCGGGCCCGGGGATCTCGGCTCGAACAACGCACACGCGCAGGGAGAGTTCGCGGACCTCGCGGACCTGGAGGCCTACGCCGCGGGCGTGGCGCGTCTGCTGCGCCATTTCACACGAGCGACGAACGGACAGTCATGACAACGACCGCAGAACCGGCAGCCCGTGGGACCGACGTGCGGCTGCCCTACGACGGCCTGCTGGACCTCGCGACGGCGGTGTTCGCCGCCCGCGGCATGCCCCGAGCACGTGCGTCCGCCGCGGCGGAGGCGCTGCTGTACGGCGATGTGACGGGCATGCGCTCGCACGGTCTGGTCAACCTCACCCGTCTGTACCTGCCCCTGTTCGACGACAACAGGGCGGACCCGGCGGCCGACCTGGAGATCGTGGCGGACCGGCGGGCCGCCGTGCTCGTCGACGCCCGACGGAGCCTCGGTCTGTGGGCTGCCGGCGAGGCCATGGACATGGCGGTCGCGCGCAGCGCCGAGTACGGCGTCGGCATGGTCTCGGTTCGGGGCGGCACGCATTTCGGCTGCGCCGGCCACCACACTCGGCGGGCCGTGCGGCAGGGGGCCGTCGGCGTGCTCCTGTCCAACTGCGGACGGCAGCGCATCGCCCGGCCGCCGGGCGGACGCTCCGCCATGCTCGGCACCAACCCGCTCAGCGTCGCCGCCCCGGCCGGGCCCGGCCTGCCGCCGTTCGTGCTGGACATGAGCACCACCGCGGTACCCACCGGCAAGGTACGCGAAGCGGCACGGGCCGGCCGCGGCATCCCGGAAGGGTGGCTGCAGGACGCGTCCGGCCAGCCGGTCACCGATCCCGCCGCGCTCGACCGGGGGGAGGGCTTCCTCATGTGGCTGGGGGGCCGCCCCGAGACCGGCGCCTTCAAGGGCTACGGACTCGCACTCGTGGTCGAGGTGCTGGCCGCGCTGGTGGCCGGTGCCGGCCTCGGCCCCGCACCGGAGGCGTTCGGCGGGGACGGCAGCCCCACCGGCCGGGACGACGACATCGGTTTCCTGGCGCTGGCCGTCCAGCCCGCGGCGCTGCGGCCGCGGGAGGATTTCCTCAGTGACGCCGCGGGGATGTTCCAGAGCCTCCTGGACTGCCCTCCGCTTCAGGCCGGCTCGCCGGTCGGCTACCCGGGGACCAGGGAGGCGGCCTACGAGGAGGACGCGCGTCGGCATGGCGTCGCGGTCAGCGAGGCCCTGTACGCGGAGCTCGGTGAGGTGGCGGAAACGATCGGTGCCCGCGCCCCGCGGGTGGTGGCACCATGAGGCGGCCGATGCGCGTCGGCCTCGTGGGCCTCGGTGTCATCTCCCGTTTCTACGCCGCGGCGTTCGAGGCGGTGCCGGAGATGTCCCTGGACGCGGTCTGCGATCTGCGCCCGGATGCGCTGCGGCCCTATCAGGACCGGGTGCGCCGCTACACCGACCATCGGGCGATGCTGGCCGAGGGCGGTCTCGACGCCGTCGTCGTCAACGTGCCCAACGACGCCCACGCCACCGTGTGCGGTGATGCGATCCGGGCGGGCGTGGCGGTGTGCGTGGAGAAGCCGCTCGCCACGACGGTCGCGGACGGACGGGCGCTCGTACGGGCGGCGAGAGAGCGGAAGGTCCTGCTCTTCACCTCCTTCCACCGGCGGTACAACGACAACGTACTGGCCTTGCTGGACCGGATCCCCGGCGACAGCAGCGTGGAGTCGCTCACCGTCCGCTACCTGGAGCGCATAGAGGAGCACGCGGGTGACGATCGCTGGTACCTCGATCCGCGGCGCTGCGGAGGCGGCTGCGTGGCCGACAACGGCCCCAACGCCTTCGACCTGGTCCGGCAGTTCCTCGGCGACGTGGAACTGGTGGACGCGAAGCTGACACGGACCGGGGACGGCGTGGACCGGCAGGCCGTGGTCGACCTGCGCAGCCTCTCGGGAGCGACCGCACGCGTGGAACTCGACTGGTCGTACGACGGGGAGTGCAAGGACGTCGCGGTCCGTCTGACGGACGGCTCCGTGCTCCATGCCGACATGCTCGGCGGCCACATCGGTTTCAAGTCGTCCCTCTGGCACGAGTACGTCGGTGTCCTGAGGGATTTCGCCGGTGCGCTGGAGGCCGGCGAGGAC
This genomic stretch from Streptomyces sp. Go-475 harbors:
- a CDS encoding benzoate/H(+) symporter BenE family transporter → MTHGKGLSQPGGTPRASGGGGPAGDGRATRSRHPAWNLSAAVAGLIAVIVAYSGPMAVIVQAARAAELPSGALESWVWAVSLGSGLVGVLLSIALRMPVVAAWSTPGAALLVAALDRYSFAEAVGAYVVAAALTLVVAATGLFDALVRAIPASIGAAMLAGILLEFGIDLFRAAQADLTMVAGMLAGYVCCRRLAPRWSIAVALLIGCACAVLTGRFHWDAIHLGLVRPQITVPAFSLDAVVGLAVPLFLVTMASQNAPGLAVLRAAGYRPDAGRLVLATGAASALLAPFGCHAINLGAITAAICTGPEADEQPERRYIAGVYCGFFYLLVGLFGTAVVGLFTALPDALVSAVVGTALLGALGGAIASATQTAADRDGALVTMLLTASGVEFLGIGSAFWGLVAGTAVHLIIVRARSVPLRKDRTG
- a CDS encoding polyprenyl synthetase family protein produces the protein MTAVEDTTQSLNAGVLRQQVMERVERRLAELLRDERNSWHQLNPDSVELIDCVADMVASGGKRLRPAFCVSGYLAAGGSPDSAAIVDVAAALELLHTFALLHDDVMDGSQVRRNAPTAHVRHSELHRRRSWKGEARRYGESVAVLAGNLASVFANRLVAGSPPQVAAVWGELCSELMMGQFLDIRAAARCQPDADLARWIARFKSGRYTIQRPLWLGAALAGNTALSQTFEEYGSAVGEAFQLRDDLLDAFGDPRVTGKPNRLDFAGHKMTLLMCFAMADEPSIATLMGDDWSAVAPQELYDLLVEHRVHERVEALIEKQVEAAQAAVRDAGLAPGWAEELTAMAVSVAYRDC
- a CDS encoding UbiA family prenyltransferase, whose translation is MAVKTAVPTEAPGRSKLGAYARLGKLSFFDFYLCVPLVWTALPGALLWQASTWLTLTLFLAGQVGVVAATVAFDDLTGVRDGSDARNYTPETGALRDLSRKPLLSGVLTVREATRFAWGAAAWGVALWTVTAATAPHQPLWACVALLYVALSSMQYSYGLKLSYRGGQELLLVSSSGLVVLLPYALVSGRVTGLVVLESVLFGLWSILVSLYSNMNDIAGDRFAGRRNLATMTGPRAYRSIIAALTLVEPGAVVAAVVLDVVPAWFLAILTPLFLARAVQVYKGVVRGEALAARVLGIKCQRLGVVLLLAGNLLAVHVAR
- a CDS encoding Gfo/Idh/MocA family oxidoreductase; its protein translation is MRVGLVGLGVISRFYAAAFEAVPEMSLDAVCDLRPDALRPYQDRVRRYTDHRAMLAEGGLDAVVVNVPNDAHATVCGDAIRAGVAVCVEKPLATTVADGRALVRAARERKVLLFTSFHRRYNDNVLALLDRIPGDSSVESLTVRYLERIEEHAGDDRWYLDPRRCGGGCVADNGPNAFDLVRQFLGDVELVDAKLTRTGDGVDRQAVVDLRSLSGATARVELDWSYDGECKDVAVRLTDGSVLHADMLGGHIGFKSSLWHEYVGVLRDFAGALEAGEDRCAEGLAALELVHDVYRQEERGRL
- a CDS encoding Ldh family oxidoreductase, with protein sequence MTTTAEPAARGTDVRLPYDGLLDLATAVFAARGMPRARASAAAEALLYGDVTGMRSHGLVNLTRLYLPLFDDNRADPAADLEIVADRRAAVLVDARRSLGLWAAGEAMDMAVARSAEYGVGMVSVRGGTHFGCAGHHTRRAVRQGAVGVLLSNCGRQRIARPPGGRSAMLGTNPLSVAAPAGPGLPPFVLDMSTTAVPTGKVREAARAGRGIPEGWLQDASGQPVTDPAALDRGEGFLMWLGGRPETGAFKGYGLALVVEVLAALVAGAGLGPAPEAFGGDGSPTGRDDDIGFLALAVQPAALRPREDFLSDAAGMFQSLLDCPPLQAGSPVGYPGTREAAYEEDARRHGVAVSEALYAELGEVAETIGARAPRVVAP
- a CDS encoding class I SAM-dependent methyltransferase, producing MSVVGGTAPEKAKGKEDDYLFDTEWDHEAERVRANEALWDEGTIERLDRLGVTTGWSCLEVGAGQGSIVRELAERVGPGGRVLAVDLSTRPLLPLARPPVEVAALDIRDDELPAEQFDLVHARMVLQHLKDPYAAVERMVRALRPGGLLFLEDTDALTLFRSAASEDFLKDVHTAAYTVMEQTDYCMRGGHIDHQAALRAGLEDVWAEGRAVMVQGGSDRARMYVLWLEYLRPRLLGQGLLTPERIDEAVRAMNDPDNHWLSQVLISTYGRKPA
- the ispH gene encoding 4-hydroxy-3-methylbut-2-enyl diphosphate reductase; protein product: MLLAEPRGFCAGVDRAISMVEQALETYGEPVYVRKQIVHNEHVVRELQGRGARFVDSEDEVPEGAICVFSAHGVSPAVRDNSARRGLRVIDATCPLVAKVHQEAKRASANGRTIVLIGHADHEEVEGTFGEAPDRTVVVPTVDSARRLELPEGTEVTFLTQTTLSLDETRDIITELTRRFPGIQGPGTDDICYASQNRQNAVKEIAARSDVVLVVGSDNSSNSVRMVEVARGRGTPAYLVNDVSRLDESRLAGADAVGVTAGASAPEFLVRQLLNRLDELGYTGREVVRTTTENVTFAVPGSLFDHAGHRD
- a CDS encoding M20/M25/M40 family metallo-hydrolase — protein: MKRIPFLPHECELLLRLLEMNTVGLLELGADGPRPRLREAQLAYAEAAAELGFSVAYHGHPDPSALDRRDVPRMVREALADVPDFLECQPSMVLRLGPEMPRERTVMFNVHLDTVSGWEPSRFLDGRFHGRGAIDAKGPAVALLAAVRAAAGLLPELGRTTGVLIQLVSGEEGGAMGVFGTRPLLEQGFVGRLNIFCEPTGSRLLPRSTASMTARVVVDGLDSIDDRPGGGHNASVLLGFLAQHLAERLSHRNDGIRVCVAGLRTGPLHNRVYGTGELLLNLAYEDSLDGRKLEGTMEALLAEGLTAFTEKFRGLPDFRLTAEEAESVTRLEWLKRGLPALVAREDPWAESVLRAADLPWVPADEPSFTCDAIWLDRFPGTYTTVFGPGDLGSNNAHAQGEFADLADLEAYAAGVARLLRHFTRATNGQS
- a CDS encoding sugar phosphate isomerase/epimerase family protein, with translation MPADRFALPPGIEWCGIGDEAAVALDRQLAALTELGWGLIEVRNVDGAALADLDDDAFDRLVQRLDAAGLGVACVDSRIANWGRPITSDFATDLRELEILTERCARLGTRRIRIMSYPQGGLEEGRWRSEVYARITELARRAESAGLTLLHENCAGWAGREAGRMLDLLAHVDSPALKLLFDTGNGVAYSYDSYRLLLDIAPHVEHVHIKDAVPEGSGAAYVMPGEGVCRVADSLRVLVDHGYRGVWSIEPHLNVRPHESVAATGSDYVKEFIAYGRALEELVSTRVLGDPRHEDEPRRSV